Genomic window (Chengkuizengella sediminis):
CATGGGAGTAAAGCAGTGCTAATTGGAGTAGGCGATCCAAAGAGAGAATTACCTGGTGATTACACAGGTGGAGAATTAGCAGGAATATCTAAAATCTCTACTTACTGTAAAGGATGTCTAGTTATTTCAGGTAAAAAGTATGAAGAAGAACCTGAGTTAGCAGCACATATCCTAAAAACAAATAAACAAAAGTTGGAATCATGGCCAATGGTTATTCTAGTTGATGATGCAAATATTACAAAGGATCAAACCTCCTTTTTATGGACAGTGTTTACTCGATTTAACCCTGCAACAGATATGTATGCAGATGGTGAAATCCGACAGCATCATCTAAACTATGAACTGCCAATCGTCATAGATGCAAGAATGAAACCAGGGTATCCTGATGAGTTGTTTCCACGTGAAGATATTGTAGAGCTTGTTTCAAAACGTTGGGGAGAGTATTTTGAGTAATAAAACAAATTTGTTACCACATATAGGATTTGCATTTGTATATTTATTATGGGGAATTAACATAACCTCTATGAAAATAGGGGGTCAAGAATGGGAGCCGCTTATATTTAACGGGATCAGATTCTTTAGTATTGTCCCCCTTGTATGGGTAATTGCTTATCTTTCACTTAGAAAAAAAAACATAAACTTATCCATTAAAATAAATGATTTATTGTTATTATTTGGACTTGGTGTGTTAAATGCTGTTGGAATGGAGGCGATGCTTTCTTATGCATTACAGTACTCCACTTCAGCAAATGGAGCTGTTTTAGGTAGAGGATTTATGCCGGTTGTTACGGCAATCTTTGCTTTGATGTTAAAAGAAATTAGGCTGTCTAAGCGGTTAATCATAGGACTCCCTACAGCTTTTTTAGGTGTTATTTTGATGATGTTAGGAAACAATTTACACTTTGGAATGGATACGCTTAAAGGTGATGTATTACTGTTATCAAGAGCTTTTATGGGAGCTGCTTATTTAATCGGTATGAATCATCTTTTGAAAAAATATCCAATTACATTTATCGTTTCTATTGAAATGACTGTAGGGGCAATAAGTTTACTTCCTTTTGTGGTTTGGAACGTAGATATTTCCTATTTGCAATCAGTTACAACCATAGGATGGATTAGTTTGTTGTACACATCTATTGTTGCAACGGTAATCGCTTTTTATTTACATCATTACAGTTTAGGTAAGCTGGGTGCTTTTAAATCCTCAGTATATGGTTTTTTACTTCCAATTACAGCTGCCTTCGCAGGATTTATTATTTTACAAGAACGTTTAAGTTTTATACAAATCTTAGGTGCAATTGCCGTGTTATCTTCGATGTACCTTATTCAAAAAGAACGGTTTAGTCAGAAGATAGAATAGAAGCGGATAAAATGGTGAAGAACTGATATGAAGGAAGTGATGTGATGTTTGACCATTCGTTTAAATTACCGAATAGAAAGAAAGAAGGGGATTTCTTTCATATCAATCAAGCGATTGAAAAATTTAGCGATTTAATTATCCAAATTGATCGAAAAGAAGACTTACCAGATAGATATATTCGAATTAAGCTGTTAGCTGAAGCGTTTATTATTTCTTTAAATGAATTGGAGCAGAGTGTGTTTTCCAGTGAAAAATATAGTAAAAAGATTCACACTACATATGAAGAAGATATGGACGCAGAGGAATTAAAGGATTATTATTTGCATGTTTATTATTATAAAAATTCGTTCATTCGAATTTTTTCTATATTAGATAAACTGGGGTATTTTTTGAATGATCTATTTGAATTGAAAACAGAACAAGTTAAACCAAGGTTTTCATATTACACTGCTTTAAGGCAGATGTATAGTTTGAAAAAACATCCTACTTTACAAAAGTTACTATATCATATTAAATTAGAATATAAAGAACCGATGAAAACGCTTAGAAAAAGAAGAAACTTAGAAATTCATTACATTAATGTTGAAATGTTAGATGATTTGGCCAAAACGGATGACGTATCAAAAGAAAAAGTAACAGTAGAAAACTTAGCAAACAATGTTTATATTTTGCAGCAAGGTTATAAAATGGTCTGTTTATCTTTAATTGAAGTATTTGATTATGCAAATCAATTGTTACAAAAAAAATTGTAACATACATAAGAAGATGGTAAGTGATTCAATTGTCACTAGAGGGGGACGAGAGAATTCCAATGTTAAAAGATAAAGTTGCTCTAGTCACTGGAAGTGCAAAGGGGTTAGGCAAAAAAACAGCTTTGGCTTTTGCTGAACTAGGTTGTAATGTCATCATTAATTATGTAAATAGTAAAAATGAAGCGGAACATTTAGTTGAAACGATTGAAAAAATAGGTGTAAAATCTGCTGCGATACAGGCTGATGTGACTCAATTTAATCAATTACAATCCATGATAAACCAAATTGAAGAGCAATTTGGTGGAGTTGATATATTAGTAAATAACGCAGGTCCATTTATTCGTGAAAGAAAGTTGTTTTCTGACTACTCTTTTGAAGAAATGAATTATTTAGTTCAAGGGAATTTTTTAAGTGTTATGCAGTTGGATCATTTAGTGCTTCCTCATATGCGCAGGAAAAAATGGGGGAGGATTATACACTTTGGCTTTGGACACGCAGCAGAATCAAGAGGTTGGCCTCATAGAGCCGTATATGCTGCTGCAAAAGTAGGATTAGTATCTTTCACAAAAACATTGTCAGTAGAAGAAGCAGAATATGGAATTACAGTGAATATGGTTTGTCCAGGTGATATTCGTGGTCAAAATAAAGAGATAGAAATTAAAGATGTTGTGACTATTTATGATGAGGAATCACCAAGAGGAAGACCAGGGACTGGAGAAGATGTTTCACGAGTCATTACGTTTTTATGTCAACCACAATCTGATTTTGTAACTGGGAACATCATAGATATTTCAGGTGGACTTGATCCAATTCGAACTTTTCCAATGATGAAATGAGAATTAATTACAAATAAAGAGTCGTCCAGTTATTGGACGACTCTTATATCTTTGCCTTCAAAGCTTGACTTCACTTTTGTGGGTGAATTTGTTATGGGGCCCCCGAAAAGTAACAGGTGTAGTCTCCAAAGCTTGACCTCACTTTTTGGGGTGCTTTAGAATACTTGCTCTACTTCAGTGATTCCTTCAACTTCTTCAGTAAGAGCTCTTTCAATCCCTGCTTTAAGCGTTATTGTAGAACTTGGACAACTGCCGCAAGCACCCACTAATTTAAGTTTAACAATACCATCTTCTACATCTACAAGTTCACAATCTCCTCCATCACGCTGAAGAAATGGGCGGAGTTTATCTAATACTTCAAGTACCTCATCGTACTGCTTTTGTTTATCTTCTACATTCATTTGATTCATCTCCTTCCTTCTATTATTATATTACAATAAGTAAGTATTGCAAATGGTTTGCTTTTGAAAAAATAAAAGTTAATCTCAAACAAAATTACATCAAAGCAGGTGAAAATATATGAGACCTATTATAGAATTTTGCACTAATAATATGCATTTAGGAACTGATAAAATCATGAAAGAACTAGAAAAAAATCCCGAATACGATGTAATCGAATACGGATGTCTAGGTTACTGCGGGGTCTGTTCCATGGAACCGTATGCTCTCGTAAACGGAGATTTAATTACTGCGCAATCACCAGATCAATTAAAAGAAAAGATTGAAAAAGAAATTGAAGAATACTTAAAAACGTTTGATCTGGATGTTTAATGTAATATTTAAGGGTTAAAAAAGATTTATCCAAAGTGATTTTTTGACATCCATAGTACACCACTTTTTAATACTCTTGGTACTCTTCCGATCATCACTGTTTTTTTACCCATAACTCCGAATCCTTCTTTTTTACCTAAAGATCCTAAAACTCCTTTAAGCTTAATTTTACCAAGCTTTGGAGTTTCTTCTCTCCATATGGCTTGAATGACTTCTGCTACTTGTTTTCCTTGAGCCTCTGCGGCTTGAGCACTAGGTGAAAAAGGCAAGCTAGCACAATCACCTACAACATAAACATTAGGTTTTGAAGGCACTTGATGATATTCGTTTAATATGACTCTACCTTGGCTATCTTTCTCAAAATCAAGGTTTTGAACTAATTCAACAGGTTGAATACCTGCAGTCCATACCGTGATATCTGTATTTATTTTTTCACTTTGGTTATGTATTATATTTGGTTCTACTTCAGTTACACAGATGTTTCCGCGCATTTCAATATCATGTTCTTCGAACCAAGCACGTACATAGGATTGAAGTTTTTTTGGAAATGATGAAAGGATGCTGTCACCTCGATCTAATATTCGAACATTTAGATCTGGTCTACTTTCTCTAAGTTCAGCAGCAATTTCAACACCACTTAAACCTCCACCAACAATTGTTACCTGTCCATTTGGTTTAATATCATTTACTTCTTGATAAGTTCTACGAGTTGCGGATAAAGATTGAATGCTATTAGTATAAATATCTGCGCCTGGAATCCCATGATAACGATCTGTACAACCAAGAGCAATAACTAATTGATCATAAGATATAGGATCATCATTTTGTAAGTGGACAAGTTGACTTTCGATATTTACGTCTATAATTTCCCCATATTTGACCGTTAGTCTTGAATCAATTGGGTATTGAACTCTGATAGCCATATCAGAGATTGTACCTGATGCTAATGCATAATATTCCGTTTTTAAACCTTGATAAGGCATACGATCTACTAAGGTGATATGTGCGTCATCTGGAAATTGATCATTTAATAATTCAATAACAGTTGATAATCCCCCGTATCCACCGCCTAATATTACAATATTTTTCATAAAGTTATTCCTTTCATTGAACCTTTATATATAATCTCTAATAAATGAAATAAAGGAAATTTAAGGCCTTATTTAAATAAGGCCCTTTTTCCCCTATTTGTTTATTTCATAAGTGTTCTTAGCTTTTCCTTATTCGTAAACTTTAATCTCGTTATAAAAAGTATCTCTTTCCACAGGAATTCGGTTAGCACCTTTTACTAACCAAATCAATTCATCACGAGTTAAACCTTCCTGAGATAGAGCACCTGCAGCATGACTAATTCGCTCTTTAATCAAAGTACCATGAACATCTGAAGCACCA
Coding sequences:
- a CDS encoding NifU family protein, producing the protein MNVEDKQKQYDEVLEVLDKLRPFLQRDGGDCELVDVEDGIVKLKLVGACGSCPSSTITLKAGIERALTEEVEGITEVEQVF
- a CDS encoding YuzB family protein — protein: MRPIIEFCTNNMHLGTDKIMKELEKNPEYDVIEYGCLGYCGVCSMEPYALVNGDLITAQSPDQLKEKIEKEIEEYLKTFDLDV
- a CDS encoding DMT family transporter; this encodes MSNKTNLLPHIGFAFVYLLWGINITSMKIGGQEWEPLIFNGIRFFSIVPLVWVIAYLSLRKKNINLSIKINDLLLLFGLGVLNAVGMEAMLSYALQYSTSANGAVLGRGFMPVVTAIFALMLKEIRLSKRLIIGLPTAFLGVILMMLGNNLHFGMDTLKGDVLLLSRAFMGAAYLIGMNHLLKKYPITFIVSIEMTVGAISLLPFVVWNVDISYLQSVTTIGWISLLYTSIVATVIAFYLHHYSLGKLGAFKSSVYGFLLPITAAFAGFIILQERLSFIQILGAIAVLSSMYLIQKERFSQKIE
- a CDS encoding NAD(P)/FAD-dependent oxidoreductase, with amino-acid sequence MKNIVILGGGYGGLSTVIELLNDQFPDDAHITLVDRMPYQGLKTEYYALASGTISDMAIRVQYPIDSRLTVKYGEIIDVNIESQLVHLQNDDPISYDQLVIALGCTDRYHGIPGADIYTNSIQSLSATRRTYQEVNDIKPNGQVTIVGGGLSGVEIAAELRESRPDLNVRILDRGDSILSSFPKKLQSYVRAWFEEHDIEMRGNICVTEVEPNIIHNQSEKINTDITVWTAGIQPVELVQNLDFEKDSQGRVILNEYHQVPSKPNVYVVGDCASLPFSPSAQAAEAQGKQVAEVIQAIWREETPKLGKIKLKGVLGSLGKKEGFGVMGKKTVMIGRVPRVLKSGVLWMSKNHFG
- a CDS encoding Cthe_2314 family HEPN domain-containing protein, whose product is MFDHSFKLPNRKKEGDFFHINQAIEKFSDLIIQIDRKEDLPDRYIRIKLLAEAFIISLNELEQSVFSSEKYSKKIHTTYEEDMDAEELKDYYLHVYYYKNSFIRIFSILDKLGYFLNDLFELKTEQVKPRFSYYTALRQMYSLKKHPTLQKLLYHIKLEYKEPMKTLRKRRNLEIHYINVEMLDDLAKTDDVSKEKVTVENLANNVYILQQGYKMVCLSLIEVFDYANQLLQKKL
- a CDS encoding SDR family oxidoreductase; its protein translation is MLKDKVALVTGSAKGLGKKTALAFAELGCNVIINYVNSKNEAEHLVETIEKIGVKSAAIQADVTQFNQLQSMINQIEEQFGGVDILVNNAGPFIRERKLFSDYSFEEMNYLVQGNFLSVMQLDHLVLPHMRRKKWGRIIHFGFGHAAESRGWPHRAVYAAAKVGLVSFTKTLSVEEAEYGITVNMVCPGDIRGQNKEIEIKDVVTIYDEESPRGRPGTGEDVSRVITFLCQPQSDFVTGNIIDISGGLDPIRTFPMMK